Proteins from a genomic interval of Marmoricola sp. OAE513:
- the rplW gene encoding 50S ribosomal protein L23, which yields MSTLHKDHRDVLIAPVVSEKSYGLLDNNKYTFIVRPDANKTEIKIAVEKVFNVKVTSVNTLNRQGKTRRTASGLGKRKDTKRAIVSLAEGHRIDIFGGPVS from the coding sequence ATGAGCACCCTGCACAAGGACCACCGCGACGTCCTGATCGCGCCGGTCGTGAGCGAGAAGAGCTACGGCCTCCTCGACAACAACAAGTACACCTTCATCGTCCGTCCGGACGCCAACAAGACCGAGATCAAGATCGCGGTCGAGAAGGTGTTCAACGTGAAGGTCACCTCGGTCAACACCCTGAACCGTCAGGGCAAGACGCGTCGTACGGCCAGCGGCCTGGGCAAGCGCAAGGACACCAAGCGCGCCATTGTCAGCCTCGCCGAGGGTCACCGCATCGACATCTTCGGGGGACCGGTCTCCTGA
- the rplD gene encoding 50S ribosomal protein L4: MAETAKKAPAKKTTAKKAATTDAAKVVKVSLPAEIFDVATNIPLIHQVVVAQQAAARQGTHSTKRRGEVRGGGRKPYKQKGTGRARQGSTRAPQFVGGGVVHGPKPRDYDQRTPKKMKAAALKGALSDRAREGRIHVVEALSAGDKPSTKTAVALLNSLSGGRRQLIVLQRDDALTWLSLRNVPNVHILAVDQLNTYDVLLADDVVFTQGAYNAFVGADAEVEEKPAKKAAAKKTAPKAEKVEEPAAEAADEAPEAAEEETA, translated from the coding sequence ATGGCTGAGACTGCCAAGAAGGCTCCGGCGAAGAAGACGACGGCCAAGAAGGCTGCGACCACCGACGCCGCCAAGGTCGTCAAGGTCTCGCTGCCGGCCGAGATCTTCGACGTCGCGACCAACATCCCCCTGATCCACCAAGTCGTCGTCGCGCAGCAGGCTGCCGCGCGCCAGGGCACGCACTCGACCAAGCGTCGTGGCGAGGTCCGTGGTGGCGGTCGCAAGCCGTACAAGCAGAAGGGCACCGGCCGGGCTCGTCAGGGCTCGACCCGTGCGCCGCAGTTCGTCGGCGGCGGCGTCGTCCACGGTCCCAAGCCGCGTGACTACGACCAGCGCACCCCGAAGAAGATGAAGGCTGCCGCTCTCAAGGGCGCCCTGTCCGACCGGGCCCGCGAGGGTCGCATCCACGTCGTCGAGGCGCTCTCGGCCGGTGACAAGCCGTCCACCAAGACCGCTGTCGCCCTGCTGAACAGCCTGTCCGGCGGTCGCCGTCAGCTGATCGTGCTGCAGCGCGACGACGCGCTGACCTGGCTGTCGCTGCGGAACGTGCCGAACGTGCACATCCTCGCCGTCGACCAGCTCAACACCTACGACGTGCTGCTCGCCGACGACGTCGTCTTCACCCAGGGCGCGTACAACGCGTTCGTCGGTGCGGATGCCGAGGTCGAGGAGAAGCCGGCGAAGAAGGCTGCTGCCAAGAAGACCGCTCCGAAGGCCGAGAAGGTCGAGGAGCCGGCCGCCGAGGCCGCCGACGAGGCGCCCGAGGCCGCTGAGGAGGAGACCGCATGA